In Citrobacter sp. RHB25-C09, the following proteins share a genomic window:
- the recG gene encoding ATP-dependent DNA helicase RecG encodes MKGRLLDAVPLNTLTGVGAAQSSKLAKIGLHTVQDLLLHLPLRYEDRTHLYKIGELLPAVYATVEGEVLNCNITFGGRRMMTCQISDGTGILTMRFFNFSAAMKNSLATGRRVLAYGETKRGKYGAEMIHPEYRVQGDLSTPELQETLTPVYPTTEGIKQATLRKLTDQALDLLDTCAISELLPPELLQGMLSLPEALRTLHRPPPSLQLSELETGQHPAQRRLILEELLAHNLSMLALRAGAQRFHAQPLETNDALKNQLLASLPFKPTGAQARVVAEIERDMALDIPMMRLVQGDVGSGKTLVATLAALRAIAHGKQVALMAPTELLAEQHANNFRNWFAPLGVEVGWLAGKQKGKARLAQQEAIASGQVQMVVGTHAIFQEQVQFNGLALVIIDEQHRFGVHQRLALWEKGQQQGFHPHQLIMTATPIPRTLAMTAYADLDTSVIDELPPGRTPVTTVAIPDTRRCDIIDRVRNACTQEGRQAYWVCTLIEESDLLEAQAAEATWEELKLALPELNVGLVHGRMKPAEKQAVMAAFKQGELHLLVATTVIEVGVDVPNASLMIIENPERLGLAQLHQLRGRVGRGAVASHCVLLYKSPLSKTAQLRLQVLRDSNDGFVIAQKDLEIRGPGELLGTRQTGNAEFKMADLLRDQAMIPEVQRIARHIHERYPQEAKALIERWMPETERYSNA; translated from the coding sequence ATGAAAGGCCGCCTGCTGGATGCCGTGCCGCTCAATACGCTGACAGGCGTTGGCGCCGCGCAAAGCAGTAAGCTGGCGAAGATCGGCCTGCATACCGTGCAGGATCTCCTGTTACATCTTCCCTTACGTTACGAAGACCGCACCCATCTCTATAAAATTGGCGAGCTTCTGCCTGCCGTTTACGCCACTGTTGAAGGCGAAGTGCTGAACTGCAATATCACTTTTGGCGGTCGCCGGATGATGACCTGTCAGATCAGCGACGGCACTGGCATTCTCACCATGCGCTTTTTTAACTTTAGCGCGGCGATGAAAAACAGCCTCGCGACGGGCCGACGCGTACTGGCCTATGGTGAAACGAAGCGTGGGAAATACGGTGCCGAGATGATTCACCCGGAATACCGGGTACAGGGCGATCTGAGCACTCCGGAATTGCAGGAAACCCTCACCCCGGTTTACCCGACCACTGAAGGCATTAAGCAGGCTACGCTGCGTAAACTCACCGACCAGGCGCTGGATCTGCTGGATACCTGCGCCATTTCCGAACTGCTACCGCCTGAATTATTACAGGGGATGCTTAGCCTGCCGGAAGCACTGCGCACCCTGCATCGGCCGCCGCCGTCGCTTCAGCTTAGCGAACTGGAAACCGGACAGCATCCGGCACAGCGTCGACTGATCCTCGAAGAATTACTGGCGCATAACCTGAGTATGCTGGCGCTTCGTGCCGGCGCTCAGCGCTTTCATGCCCAGCCGCTAGAGACCAACGATGCGCTGAAAAATCAGCTGTTAGCATCTCTGCCTTTTAAGCCAACGGGCGCACAGGCGCGCGTGGTCGCTGAGATTGAACGCGACATGGCGCTGGATATCCCGATGATGCGCCTGGTGCAGGGTGATGTTGGGTCGGGTAAAACGCTGGTCGCTACACTTGCTGCGCTGCGGGCAATTGCGCACGGTAAACAGGTCGCGCTGATGGCCCCCACTGAACTGCTGGCTGAACAACACGCCAACAATTTCCGCAACTGGTTCGCTCCCCTTGGCGTAGAAGTCGGCTGGCTGGCGGGCAAACAGAAAGGTAAGGCTCGCCTTGCCCAGCAGGAAGCCATTGCCAGCGGACAGGTGCAGATGGTGGTGGGTACGCATGCTATTTTCCAGGAACAGGTACAGTTTAACGGCCTTGCTCTGGTTATCATCGACGAACAGCACCGCTTTGGCGTACACCAGCGCCTGGCGCTGTGGGAAAAAGGTCAGCAGCAGGGTTTCCACCCGCATCAGCTCATCATGACCGCCACCCCTATCCCGCGAACGCTGGCAATGACCGCCTACGCGGATCTCGATACCTCTGTCATTGACGAACTGCCGCCGGGACGTACCCCCGTCACGACGGTCGCCATTCCGGATACGCGTCGCTGCGACATTATCGATCGCGTGCGCAACGCCTGTACTCAGGAAGGACGCCAGGCGTACTGGGTGTGTACTCTCATCGAAGAGTCGGATTTGTTAGAAGCGCAGGCGGCGGAAGCCACATGGGAAGAACTGAAGCTCGCCCTACCTGAACTGAACGTCGGTCTGGTTCATGGTCGTATGAAGCCCGCGGAAAAGCAGGCGGTAATGGCGGCGTTTAAACAGGGTGAGTTACACCTGCTGGTTGCTACCACGGTGATTGAAGTGGGCGTGGATGTACCTAACGCCAGCCTGATGATTATCGAAAACCCGGAACGTCTGGGGCTGGCGCAGCTGCATCAACTGCGTGGCCGCGTCGGTCGCGGCGCGGTGGCGTCGCACTGCGTGCTGCTTTATAAATCCCCGCTGTCGAAAACAGCGCAACTGCGTCTACAGGTCCTTCGCGACAGTAACGATGGCTTCGTCATTGCCCAAAAAGATTTAGAAATTCGTGGGCCTGGTGAGTTGTTGGGTACCCGACAAACCGGGAATGCAGAATTTAAAATGGCTGATTTACTGCGCGATCAGGCCATGATCCCGGAAGTTCAGCGCATTGCGCGCCATATCCATGAGCGTTACCCGCAAGAAGCAAAAGCGCTGATTGAACGCTGGATGCCCGAAACAGAACGCTATTCAAACGCCTGA
- the trmH gene encoding tRNA (guanosine(18)-2'-O)-methyltransferase TrmH: MNSKRYERICEMLARRQPDLTVCMEQVHKPHNVSAILRTADAVGVHEVHAVWPGNRMRTMASTAAGSNSWVSVKTHKTIAEAVSHLKGRGMQILATHLSDKAVDFREIDYTRPTCILMGQEKTGISQEALDLADRDIIIPMIGMVQSLNVSVASALILYEAQRQRQNAGMYERSNSMLPDAEQQRLLFEGGYPVLARVARQKKLPYPHVNAQGEIEADAEWWSTMQYAG; encoded by the coding sequence ATGAATTCAAAACGCTATGAGCGCATTTGCGAAATGCTCGCCAGGCGTCAGCCTGACCTGACCGTCTGTATGGAGCAGGTCCATAAACCTCATAACGTTTCTGCGATCCTTCGTACCGCAGATGCCGTTGGCGTTCACGAGGTCCACGCCGTCTGGCCTGGAAACCGCATGCGTACCATGGCGTCTACCGCCGCAGGCAGTAACAGTTGGGTTAGCGTAAAAACACACAAAACCATTGCCGAAGCGGTATCGCACCTGAAAGGTCGCGGTATGCAGATTCTGGCCACGCATCTGTCTGATAAAGCCGTGGATTTTCGCGAGATCGACTACACCCGCCCGACCTGCATTTTAATGGGGCAGGAGAAAACCGGGATCTCCCAGGAAGCGCTGGATCTTGCGGATCGGGATATCATCATTCCAATGATCGGCATGGTGCAGTCACTGAACGTCTCGGTCGCTTCTGCCCTTATTCTTTACGAAGCGCAGCGCCAGCGGCAGAACGCCGGCATGTATGAGCGCAGCAACAGTATGCTGCCAGATGCTGAACAGCAGCGCTTGCTGTTTGAAGGTGGCTATCCGGTGCTGGCTCGCGTCGCCAGGCAGAAAAAATTACCTTACCCCCACGTCAACGCGCAGGGCGAAATAGAAGCCGATGCCGAGTGGTGGTCCACTATGCAGTACGCGGGATAA
- the spoT gene encoding bifunctional GTP diphosphokinase/guanosine-3',5'-bis pyrophosphate 3'-pyrophosphohydrolase: MYLFESLNQLIQNYLPEDQIKRLRQAYLVARDAHEGQARSSGEPYITHPVAVACILAEMKLDHETLMAALLHDVIEDTPATYQDMEQLFGKSVAELVEGVSKLDKLKFRDKKEAQAENFRKMIMAMVQDIRVILIKLADRTHNMRTLGSLRPDKRRRIARETLEIYSPLAHRLGIHHIKTELEELGFEALYPNRYRVIKEVVKAARGNRKEMIQKILSEIDGRLQEAGIPCRVSGREKHLYSIYCKMVLKEQRFHSIMDIYAFRVIVHDSDTCYRVLGQMHSLYKPRPGRVKDYIAIPKANGYQSLHTSMIGPHGVPVEVQIRTEDMDQMAEMGVAAHWAYKEHGGESSTTAQIRAQRWMQSLLELQQSAGSSFEFIESVKSDLFPDEIYVFTPEGRIVELPAGATPVDFAYAVHTDIGHACVGARVDRQPYPLSQPLTSGQTVEIITAPGARPNAAWLNFVVSSKARAKIRQLLKNLKRDDSVSLGRRLLNHALGGSRKLAEIPQESIQRELERMKLASLDDLLAEIGLGNAMSVVVAKNLQQGDASTVPPAAQSHGHLPIKGADGVLITFAKCCRPIPGDPIIAHVSPGKGLVIHHESCRNIRGYQKEPEKFMAVEWDKETEQEFITEIKVDMFNHQGALANLTAAINTTTSNIQSLNTEEKDGRVYSAFIRLTARDRVHLANIMRKIRVMPDVIKVTRNRN, translated from the coding sequence TTGTATCTGTTTGAAAGCCTGAATCAGCTGATTCAAAACTACCTGCCGGAAGACCAAATTAAGCGTCTGCGGCAGGCGTATCTTGTTGCACGTGACGCTCACGAGGGACAGGCACGTTCAAGCGGTGAACCCTACATCACGCATCCCGTGGCAGTCGCCTGTATTCTGGCCGAGATGAAACTCGACCATGAAACGCTTATGGCTGCGCTACTGCATGATGTCATTGAAGATACTCCCGCCACTTACCAGGATATGGAGCAGCTTTTTGGTAAAAGCGTTGCTGAACTGGTAGAAGGGGTATCGAAGCTTGATAAGCTCAAGTTTCGCGATAAGAAAGAGGCGCAAGCCGAAAACTTCCGCAAGATGATTATGGCGATGGTGCAGGATATCCGCGTCATTCTCATCAAACTCGCTGACCGCACCCACAATATGCGCACGCTGGGCTCATTACGCCCGGATAAACGTCGCCGTATTGCCCGCGAAACCCTCGAAATTTATAGCCCGCTGGCGCACCGTTTAGGTATTCATCATATTAAAACCGAGCTGGAAGAGCTGGGTTTTGAAGCGTTGTACCCGAACCGCTATCGCGTCATTAAAGAGGTGGTCAAAGCCGCGCGTGGCAACCGTAAAGAGATGATTCAAAAAATCCTCTCTGAGATCGACGGGCGTTTGCAGGAAGCGGGAATTCCGTGCCGCGTGAGCGGTCGTGAAAAACATCTGTACTCTATCTACTGCAAAATGGTGCTCAAAGAGCAGCGTTTTCACTCGATCATGGATATTTACGCGTTTCGCGTCATCGTTCATGACTCCGATACTTGCTACCGTGTACTCGGTCAAATGCACAGCCTGTATAAGCCGCGTCCGGGGCGCGTAAAAGACTATATCGCCATTCCGAAAGCGAACGGCTATCAATCTTTGCACACCTCGATGATCGGCCCGCATGGTGTTCCTGTTGAGGTACAAATTCGTACCGAAGATATGGACCAGATGGCGGAAATGGGGGTTGCGGCGCACTGGGCTTATAAAGAACACGGCGGCGAAAGCAGCACAACAGCACAAATCCGCGCCCAGCGCTGGATGCAAAGCCTGCTGGAACTACAGCAAAGCGCGGGTAGCTCGTTTGAATTTATTGAGAGCGTTAAATCCGATCTTTTCCCGGATGAGATTTACGTTTTCACACCGGAAGGGCGTATTGTCGAACTGCCTGCCGGTGCCACGCCTGTTGACTTTGCTTATGCGGTGCATACCGATATCGGCCATGCCTGCGTTGGCGCACGCGTCGACAGACAGCCCTATCCGCTGTCTCAACCATTAACCAGTGGACAGACGGTTGAAATCATTACCGCACCTGGCGCACGACCAAACGCCGCATGGCTGAACTTCGTTGTTAGCTCAAAAGCGCGCGCTAAAATTCGTCAGTTGCTGAAGAACCTCAAGCGCGATGATTCCGTCAGCCTTGGGCGTCGTCTACTTAACCATGCTCTTGGCGGCAGCCGTAAGCTCGCTGAAATTCCGCAGGAGAGCATCCAGCGTGAGCTTGAGCGTATGAAGCTCGCGTCGCTGGACGATCTGCTGGCCGAAATTGGTCTTGGCAATGCGATGAGCGTCGTTGTAGCGAAAAACCTGCAACAAGGCGATGCCTCCACGGTACCGCCCGCCGCGCAGAGCCACGGTCACCTGCCTATCAAGGGCGCGGACGGCGTACTGATTACCTTCGCTAAATGCTGTCGCCCGATCCCAGGCGATCCGATCATTGCCCACGTCAGCCCAGGTAAAGGGTTGGTGATTCACCATGAATCCTGCCGTAACATCCGTGGCTACCAGAAAGAGCCTGAGAAGTTTATGGCGGTGGAGTGGGATAAAGAGACGGAGCAGGAATTCATCACCGAAATCAAGGTGGATATGTTTAACCATCAGGGTGCGCTGGCGAACCTGACGGCGGCAATTAACACGACGACGTCCAATATTCAGAGCCTGAACACGGAAGAGAAGGATGGCCGCGTCTACAGCGCCTTTATACGCCTGACCGCGCGTGACCGTGTGCATCTGGCGAATATCATGCGCAAAATCCGCGTAATGCCAGACGTCATTAAAGTCACCCGTAACCGAAACTAG
- the rpoZ gene encoding DNA-directed RNA polymerase subunit omega, producing MARVTVQDAVEKIGNRFDLVLVAARRARQMQVGGKDPLVPEENDKTTVIALREIEEGLINTQILDVRERQEQQEQEAAELQAVTAIAEGRR from the coding sequence ATGGCACGCGTAACTGTTCAGGACGCTGTAGAGAAAATTGGTAACCGTTTTGACCTGGTACTGGTCGCCGCGCGTCGCGCTCGTCAGATGCAGGTAGGCGGAAAGGATCCGCTCGTACCGGAAGAAAACGATAAAACTACCGTAATCGCGCTGCGCGAAATCGAAGAAGGTCTGATCAACACTCAGATTCTCGATGTTCGTGAACGCCAGGAACAGCAAGAGCAGGAAGCCGCTGAATTACAAGCCGTTACCGCTATTGCTGAAGGTCGTCGTTAA